DNA from Rhodoligotrophos defluvii:
ATCGCGGCCTCGATCCTGTGGATCGTATTTGGCGCCATCTTGCTCGTGAAGGTCCTGACCGCGAGCGGCGCGATGGCCGCAATCCGCGGCGGGTTCATGCGCATCTCGCCCGACCCGCGCGCTCAGGTCATCCTGATTGCTTGGCTGTTCGGCGCCTTTCTCGAGGGCGCGGCGGGCTTCGGAACTCCGGCGGCGATCGCCGCGCCCTTGCTGGTCGCGCTCGGCTTTGCGCCGATGGGGGCCGTGGTCCTCGCGCTCGTCGCCGACAGCAGTCCGTCGTCGTTCGGCGCCATCGGCACCCCAGTCGTGGTCGGACTCGCGCAGGGCCTGCAGGAGGGCGGCAATGTCGCCCCCGGCGCAGCCGGCGTGATCGGTGACGCGTCCTTGCCGGATTTCCTTCGGTCCGTGGCGGTGCAGGCCATCACGATCGACCTGTTCGTCGCCACGTTCATTCCCCTGATCATGGTGATGATGCTGACCCGTTTCTTCGATCCCAGGCGGAACTGGCGGGACGGGCTCCGCGCTTGGCGGTTTGCCGTGTTCGCGGGCCTCGCTTTCACCTTGCCGGCACTCGCCGTCGCGGTCCTGCTCGGGCCGGAATTCCCCTCGCTCATCGGCCCCCTAGTCGGGCTCGCGGTGGTGGTTCCGGTTGCTCGAAAAGGGCTGATGCTCGGACCGAGCTCGCCGCCCCAGACTGAGGGCGACGGGCCCATCGGCGACCCGGCGTCACCCGGAATGTCGCTCGGCCGTGCGTGGGCGCCCTATCTGCTGTTGACTGGGCTGCTGGTCGCCACCCGCATCGAGTACCTGCCGCTAAAGGACTGGCTGCAGGCTGCGACAATCTCCTGGGCGGGGATTCTCGGGACCGAGGTCGGCGTCTCGCTCGCGCCGCTCTACCTGCCTGGGACCATGTTCGTCGCCGTCGTTCTGATTACCGTCCCCCTACTCGGGGTGAGCGCCCGTCAGGCAGGCACCTCGCTGCGGGAAGCGGGCGCGGCCCTCGTCAGCAGCGCACTGGCCTTGGGCGCGGCCGTGCCGATGGTGCGGATCTTCATCCATTCCGGGGTCAACGGCACCGGTCTGGCCAGCATGCCGATGGAGCTGGGGGTGGTCGCCGCGAACTACATCGGCGCGGATTGGCCGCTAGCCGCACCGTTCATCGGCGCCTTTGGCGCCTTCCTGTCAGGCAGCGCCACGTTCAGCAACATGACGTTCGCGCTGTTCCAGCTCAGCGCCGCAGACCGGGCGGCGGTCCCGGAAACAGCGGTCCTGGCGGCACAGATGCTCGGGGCGAACGCTGGGAACATGATTTCGGTGCTCAACGTGGTCGCAGCGGCCGCGGTCGTCAGCCTGCTCGGCCAGGAGGGAACGATCATCCGCTTCACCTTGGCACCAATGTTGTATTACTGCCTGGCGGCCGGAATACTGGCCTTTTCTCTCCCAATGGTCCTGTGACGGCATCCCGCGATGCAGGAGCCCGCCGCCGCGTCCAGCGAGGACCACCACCCCGGCAGGCTGCCGACAGCCGTGCTCGCGCGCATCGTCCTGGTGATGCTGCTTTGGGCACTGTGCTTTCCACTCATTTCGATCGGCCTTTCGATGGTCTCCCCGTTCTACTTCGCCGCGGCAAGGGCGTTCGTGGCCGGCGGCGGTTTGCTCGTCCTGGCGATGACACTGCGGCGACCGCTCCCAAGTGGATGTCGCACCTGGGCGCTCCTTGTCGGCATCGGCATCACGGCAACCAGTCTGGGCTTTTTCGGCATGTTCCTCGCAAGCCAGTTCGTGTCCCCGGGCTTCGCAACGGTGATCGCGAACACCCAACCCCTCATAGCCGCCGTGCTCGCTTCATTGCTGCTTGGGGAGCATCTGCGGTGGCGCAGCAGAGTGGGGCTTCTTCTCGGCTTCGCCGGCATTGTGCTGATGACGCTGCCTCGGCTTCTGGCGGATGGCGGAAACGCGTACTCGCTCGGCACCGCCTATATCGCGCTTGCCGCAATCGGGGTCGCCGTCGGCAACATCCTGATGAAGCGCATGGCGGATCGCGTCGACCCACTCATGGCCATGGGCTGGCAGCTGGTGTTCGGCGGCGTTCCGTTGCTGGTCGCCGCGACAGTCCTGGAGCCGCTTCCATCAGCCTTGTGGGCGCCGCAGTTCTTGATCGTTCTGGCCGTTCTCGGGCTGCTCGGGACCGCTCTGGCCTTCTACCTGTGGTTCTCCATCCTGCAGAGGAGCAGCTTGAGCCGCGCGAATGCGTTCAGCTTTCTGACACCGGTATTTGGCGTTGCCATCGGCATGGGATTTTTCGACGAAGGTGTGAGCCTGGTCGAGTTTGCCGGGATCGGCTTGGTCCTGCTCGGAATGCAACAAGTGACGAGGGGTTGATCTGGTGTGCGTTCCGCAGTTGTCGGGCTTGGGTGTAATCTGCGGATGTGCCCAACGTCTTAGCTAGGGCGGCCCGGCGGATCGTCGGCATCGACAGGATGTGATGCGGTCCGGCACCCTGTGCCGGTCCGATGCGCGTCGCGGATATCCAACGCCACAGAAAGGAGGGTGAACGATGATTCGCGTGCAAGATAAGGTTGCGCTTGTGACCGGGGCAGCGTTGGGTCTGGGCGAAGCCTCGGCCCGGATGCTGGCGCGCGAGGGCGCCAGAGTGGTCCTCACCGACATCAAGGA
Protein-coding regions in this window:
- a CDS encoding L-lactate permease, encoding MILAALTPLLAVFGLLVILRLPATQAMPLSLALTAGMSIAVWEVPVRHVLASLIEGVLIAASILWIVFGAILLVKVLTASGAMAAIRGGFMRISPDPRAQVILIAWLFGAFLEGAAGFGTPAAIAAPLLVALGFAPMGAVVLALVADSSPSSFGAIGTPVVVGLAQGLQEGGNVAPGAAGVIGDASLPDFLRSVAVQAITIDLFVATFIPLIMVMMLTRFFDPRRNWRDGLRAWRFAVFAGLAFTLPALAVAVLLGPEFPSLIGPLVGLAVVVPVARKGLMLGPSSPPQTEGDGPIGDPASPGMSLGRAWAPYLLLTGLLVATRIEYLPLKDWLQAATISWAGILGTEVGVSLAPLYLPGTMFVAVVLITVPLLGVSARQAGTSLREAGAALVSSALALGAAVPMVRIFIHSGVNGTGLASMPMELGVVAANYIGADWPLAAPFIGAFGAFLSGSATFSNMTFALFQLSAADRAAVPETAVLAAQMLGANAGNMISVLNVVAAAAVVSLLGQEGTIIRFTLAPMLYYCLAAGILAFSLPMVL
- a CDS encoding DMT family transporter, with amino-acid sequence MQEPAAASSEDHHPGRLPTAVLARIVLVMLLWALCFPLISIGLSMVSPFYFAAARAFVAGGGLLVLAMTLRRPLPSGCRTWALLVGIGITATSLGFFGMFLASQFVSPGFATVIANTQPLIAAVLASLLLGEHLRWRSRVGLLLGFAGIVLMTLPRLLADGGNAYSLGTAYIALAAIGVAVGNILMKRMADRVDPLMAMGWQLVFGGVPLLVAATVLEPLPSALWAPQFLIVLAVLGLLGTALAFYLWFSILQRSSLSRANAFSFLTPVFGVAIGMGFFDEGVSLVEFAGIGLVLLGMQQVTRG